In Vigna unguiculata cultivar IT97K-499-35 chromosome 3, ASM411807v1, whole genome shotgun sequence, a single genomic region encodes these proteins:
- the LOC114179271 gene encoding RNA pseudouridine synthase 7-like isoform X2, with protein MITSFETVKNRWAGKTIVDLFAEEFKGRPYDYYVNAVKCGRIQVDGEMVSISYVVKPSQKISHFLHRHEPPVMACDVLILQKEPDVLTICKPASVPVHPCGQYRKNTVVGILQAEHGLTPLFPVHRLDRLVSGLLILARNAAKADIFRQQIEAGLVHKQYIAKVVGEFPEDELIVDANIDYNAREGRSTAEVRDSAKGKPASTKFTRISTNGTQSIVLCEPITGRTHQIRVHLKYSGHPIANDMLYISEQTVDRSVKGSSADRSARISDVSLTSDLDEVPNACRENSSEDFSIDPMCTNCPNLAPKGYDGDEEGLWLHCFRYTGPGWTYECPHPDWAKLI; from the exons ATGATTACGTCTTTCGAAACG GTTAAAAATCGGTGGGCGGGGAAAACCATTGTAGACTTATTTGCTGAGGAGTTTAAAGGTCGGCCTTATGATTATTAT GTTAATGCAGTAAAATGTGGAAGGATTCAAGTAGATGGTGAGATGGTATCAATTTCATACGTAGTTAAACCATCTCAAAAGATAAGCCATTTCTTACACAG GCATGAACCACCTGTGATGGCTTGTGATGTTCTTATTCTTCAAAAAGAACCAGATGTGCTAACTATTTGTAAGCCAGCATCTGTTCCT GTACATCCATGCGGTCAATATCGTAAGAACACTGTTGTTGGCATTCTTCAAGCTGAGCATGGGCTGACACCTCTATTTC CTGTTCATCGTCTGGATCGCCTTGTCTCAGGACTTCTTATTTTGGCGAGAAATGCTGCAAAAGCTGACATCTTTAGGCAACAG ATAGAAGCTGGTTTAGTCCACAAACAATATATAGCAAAAGTAGTTGGAGAATTTCCTGAGGATGAG CTAATTGTTGATGCCAATATTGACTATAATGCACGTGAAGGAAGGAGCACAGCGGAG gTCAGAGACTCCGCAAAGGGGAAGCCTGCGTCCACAAAATTTACTCGGATTAGTACTAATGGAACTCAAAGTATTGTTTTATGTGAACCTATCACTGGCCGTACTCATCAG ATACGTGTTCATTTGAAGTATTCAGGGCACCCAATAGCCAATGACATGTTGTACATCTCAGAACAAACTGTTGATCGATCTGTCAAAGGGTCGAGTGCTGATAGATCAGCTCGTATATCTGATGTTTCTCTGACATCAGATCTTGATGAAGTCCCCAATGCATGCAGAGAAAATTCCAGTGAAGATTTTAGCATCGACCCTATGTGTACAAATTGTCCAAATTTGGCACCCAAAGG
- the LOC114179271 gene encoding RNA pseudouridine synthase 7-like isoform X1 has translation MDIVWQTPANPPHLHDYVFRNGIRFVRPYYFEFIAHVKNRWAGKTIVDLFAEEFKGRPYDYYVNAVKCGRIQVDGEMVSISYVVKPSQKISHFLHRHEPPVMACDVLILQKEPDVLTICKPASVPVHPCGQYRKNTVVGILQAEHGLTPLFPVHRLDRLVSGLLILARNAAKADIFRQQIEAGLVHKQYIAKVVGEFPEDELIVDANIDYNAREGRSTAEVRDSAKGKPASTKFTRISTNGTQSIVLCEPITGRTHQIRVHLKYSGHPIANDMLYISEQTVDRSVKGSSADRSARISDVSLTSDLDEVPNACRENSSEDFSIDPMCTNCPNLAPKGYDGDEEGLWLHCFRYTGPGWTYECPHPDWAKLI, from the exons ATGGATATCGTGTGGCAGACTCCAGCAAATCCCCCGCACCTACATGATTACGTCTTTCGAAACG GAATACGATTTGTTAGACCATACTACTTTGAATTCATCGCTCat GTTAAAAATCGGTGGGCGGGGAAAACCATTGTAGACTTATTTGCTGAGGAGTTTAAAGGTCGGCCTTATGATTATTAT GTTAATGCAGTAAAATGTGGAAGGATTCAAGTAGATGGTGAGATGGTATCAATTTCATACGTAGTTAAACCATCTCAAAAGATAAGCCATTTCTTACACAG GCATGAACCACCTGTGATGGCTTGTGATGTTCTTATTCTTCAAAAAGAACCAGATGTGCTAACTATTTGTAAGCCAGCATCTGTTCCT GTACATCCATGCGGTCAATATCGTAAGAACACTGTTGTTGGCATTCTTCAAGCTGAGCATGGGCTGACACCTCTATTTC CTGTTCATCGTCTGGATCGCCTTGTCTCAGGACTTCTTATTTTGGCGAGAAATGCTGCAAAAGCTGACATCTTTAGGCAACAG ATAGAAGCTGGTTTAGTCCACAAACAATATATAGCAAAAGTAGTTGGAGAATTTCCTGAGGATGAG CTAATTGTTGATGCCAATATTGACTATAATGCACGTGAAGGAAGGAGCACAGCGGAG gTCAGAGACTCCGCAAAGGGGAAGCCTGCGTCCACAAAATTTACTCGGATTAGTACTAATGGAACTCAAAGTATTGTTTTATGTGAACCTATCACTGGCCGTACTCATCAG ATACGTGTTCATTTGAAGTATTCAGGGCACCCAATAGCCAATGACATGTTGTACATCTCAGAACAAACTGTTGATCGATCTGTCAAAGGGTCGAGTGCTGATAGATCAGCTCGTATATCTGATGTTTCTCTGACATCAGATCTTGATGAAGTCCCCAATGCATGCAGAGAAAATTCCAGTGAAGATTTTAGCATCGACCCTATGTGTACAAATTGTCCAAATTTGGCACCCAAAGG